In the genome of Bremerella sp. JC817, one region contains:
- a CDS encoding permease, which produces MVRILVESSATILIGIVGAAAIRVSGGYNFVQEWLGPADSLERTFRLLAACLCVPVCALGVIPIAKELSDGGMPRRDLALLWLVAPLLNPLSILYAISVLPIWQCGVFLLVACVYAVVVAEVAGRFYDEPQNSKSSSVSEATSGTTRLWNASIAAGQIATGWSIVYVILGMVISGLVVGLVPSGSFERIFSYQNSMGPLETMALTGPQMVTPITFTMAVSAIHSTHLAFACAIVLQLLGVAWCGGTVLAMRSIWGIQRTLALLVVTLFLATTVSYVTYSVFPPAPGEEEETHGLDTLARPYHATFDQFSLALSQQLNHTDLIMQAGTTLLGILALWGIVVRSWGLRFCEDPIPSTEAKPSAGRWNVELTQGQVGMSLIGVAAFGIILLMYSIFPGVEESFEQMKKVSADAVIAVKTNKTQVAQQKLSEWDAVAARMPVGWVLRMGVPDSQQASEIRALRELLWKTRQQFAQAELTDTEAKERGAELIDQFQSCRVICLGDKT; this is translated from the coding sequence TTGGTCCGCATTCTGGTGGAGTCGTCCGCCACGATTCTCATCGGAATCGTTGGCGCAGCGGCTATTCGAGTCAGCGGTGGCTACAACTTCGTTCAGGAATGGCTAGGACCGGCAGACAGCCTGGAGCGGACTTTTCGTCTTCTGGCGGCGTGTCTATGCGTGCCGGTGTGTGCGCTCGGCGTCATTCCGATCGCAAAGGAACTTTCTGATGGGGGAATGCCACGCCGCGACCTGGCCCTGTTGTGGCTGGTTGCACCACTGCTCAACCCGTTGTCGATTCTCTACGCGATCAGCGTATTGCCGATCTGGCAATGTGGTGTGTTTCTGCTCGTGGCTTGCGTATACGCCGTCGTCGTCGCCGAGGTTGCCGGACGGTTCTACGATGAGCCTCAGAACAGTAAGTCAAGTTCCGTTTCCGAGGCAACCAGCGGAACAACCAGACTTTGGAATGCCTCTATCGCGGCTGGGCAAATCGCGACGGGGTGGTCGATCGTCTACGTAATACTCGGCATGGTTATCTCGGGTCTGGTCGTCGGACTGGTTCCATCGGGGTCGTTCGAGAGGATCTTCTCGTATCAGAATTCAATGGGCCCATTGGAAACCATGGCGTTAACCGGCCCCCAGATGGTGACCCCCATCACCTTCACCATGGCGGTGTCAGCCATTCATTCCACGCACCTCGCGTTCGCTTGTGCCATCGTTCTACAACTACTTGGTGTTGCATGGTGTGGCGGTACGGTCCTAGCGATGCGTTCGATTTGGGGAATCCAGCGTACGCTGGCACTCCTCGTGGTGACACTCTTTTTGGCGACGACCGTCAGCTATGTAACTTACTCCGTGTTTCCACCGGCCCCTGGTGAAGAAGAGGAAACACATGGCCTCGATACTCTGGCCCGCCCCTACCATGCGACCTTCGACCAGTTCTCTCTGGCTTTGAGCCAACAACTAAACCATACCGACCTGATCATGCAGGCCGGCACCACGCTGTTGGGAATCCTTGCGTTGTGGGGCATCGTAGTTCGGTCCTGGGGCCTTCGCTTTTGTGAAGATCCTATCCCGTCGACCGAAGCAAAACCGTCTGCTGGTCGCTGGAATGTCGAGTTGACCCAAGGACAGGTTGGCATGTCGCTTATTGGCGTCGCCGCGTTCGGAATCATCCTGCTGATGTATTCCATCTTCCCTGGCGTGGAAGAATCATTCGAGCAAATGAAAAAGGTATCCGCAGACGCGGTGATCGCGGTGAAGACTAACAAGACGCAGGTCGCCCAGCAGAAACTTTCCGAGTGGGATGCGGTTGCTGCCCGGATGCCGGTTGGGTGGGTTCTAAGGATGGGCGTTCCCGATAGTCAACAGGCGTCAGAAATTCGGGCTCTGCGAGAGTTGCTTTGGAAGACGCGCCAACAGTTCGCTCAAGCCGAATTGACAGATACTGAGGCCAAAGAACGAGGGGCCGAATTGATCGATCAATTTCAATCGTGCCGGGTCATCTGCCTAGGAGACAAGACATGA
- a CDS encoding protease modulator HflK, giving the protein MSDVSEQDAHAPLSPEGRTWIGQLLWIVGVSAALTFGYAFYSESALFRGLAIQLLLAVILLWSTRRSIDIQVATSSGRTKSVEAWSLHTIFTAGPLFVLLIGVIMSLLVGRVEVARSLSPQEIATSAILAVLMASLWTALGKMTQGISERPSCELATIGLTLHEARVGWFLAAAAQLASSVLASVPQWLAVMVHVYLAVVIGECLLRLLFTWFQLERVPSTTHEGLPDPFDSLFREVLLSSLNPIDTLFQIAERRFGLSLRSSWSIRFFRRATPLALLVSILVFWLSTSLVIVQPDQLALSEVLGRVQSEPLQPGLHTKYPWPFGIVRRVSVGKIHTLQIGFSQPVDEKAVVSVEPRSMLWTEPHANEFALVLGTQSELVAVNAQIYYQVGKNVEQLRNYLVRHSDPAKALEAVAYQVLREETESATLGQVLTEDRLVFAQRIASKVTEKSRDMQLGIEIVDVSLLSLHPPVEAAEAYLDVSNAESDAARRVTQALGDAQAKLLGAERESATLVASAKQAAARRVGLAGQEASHFAEASKAYRAAPETYRMRLWFDTYEKALPGRQVYVIDSQLQDVLVTEPNASLSPTVIPPLASPSP; this is encoded by the coding sequence ATGAGTGATGTGTCAGAACAAGACGCACATGCTCCACTTTCCCCAGAGGGGCGTACCTGGATCGGGCAGCTTTTGTGGATTGTTGGCGTTAGTGCCGCGTTGACTTTCGGCTATGCGTTTTACAGTGAGTCCGCCCTGTTTCGCGGTTTGGCGATTCAACTGCTGCTGGCGGTCATTCTATTGTGGTCGACTCGTCGATCGATCGACATCCAAGTAGCAACTTCGTCGGGCCGAACCAAATCGGTTGAAGCCTGGTCGCTGCATACGATCTTTACGGCGGGGCCCCTGTTCGTGCTGCTGATTGGCGTGATCATGTCGCTTCTGGTCGGTCGTGTCGAAGTCGCTCGTTCACTATCTCCACAGGAAATCGCGACCTCAGCGATTCTCGCTGTGCTTATGGCAAGCTTGTGGACGGCGCTCGGGAAGATGACTCAAGGGATTTCCGAAAGACCATCCTGCGAACTAGCGACCATTGGGCTAACTCTCCACGAAGCTCGCGTGGGATGGTTCCTCGCTGCGGCAGCTCAACTGGCATCGTCGGTGCTGGCAAGTGTTCCTCAGTGGCTTGCGGTGATGGTTCATGTATATCTGGCCGTCGTAATCGGCGAGTGCCTACTGCGTCTGTTGTTTACCTGGTTCCAGTTGGAACGTGTCCCCAGTACGACTCATGAAGGTTTGCCTGATCCATTTGACTCGCTCTTTCGTGAAGTGCTGTTGTCTTCGCTTAACCCTATCGACACGCTCTTCCAAATCGCTGAGCGGCGTTTTGGACTAAGTCTTCGCTCTTCCTGGTCGATTCGATTCTTCCGACGGGCAACGCCGCTGGCTTTGCTCGTTTCAATACTCGTCTTCTGGTTGTCGACTTCGCTCGTGATTGTACAGCCTGACCAGTTGGCACTCTCGGAAGTATTAGGACGAGTCCAATCGGAGCCACTCCAACCTGGTTTACACACCAAGTATCCCTGGCCATTTGGTATTGTGCGACGTGTGTCGGTTGGAAAGATCCACACGCTTCAAATTGGTTTCTCGCAGCCAGTGGATGAAAAGGCCGTCGTCTCTGTCGAGCCACGCTCGATGCTCTGGACTGAACCGCACGCCAATGAGTTCGCCCTGGTGCTGGGGACCCAATCGGAGTTGGTTGCCGTCAACGCTCAGATCTATTACCAGGTTGGGAAGAACGTCGAGCAACTTAGAAACTATCTAGTTCGTCATTCAGACCCTGCCAAGGCGCTCGAGGCTGTCGCTTACCAGGTACTCCGTGAAGAAACGGAAAGCGCGACTCTTGGCCAGGTGCTGACTGAAGACCGCCTGGTATTTGCCCAGCGAATCGCCAGTAAAGTGACCGAGAAGTCTCGTGATATGCAACTCGGGATCGAGATTGTAGATGTCAGCCTGCTTAGTTTGCATCCGCCCGTCGAGGCAGCTGAGGCCTATTTGGATGTCAGCAATGCCGAAAGCGATGCTGCACGGCGTGTGACTCAAGCACTCGGCGACGCTCAAGCGAAACTCTTGGGTGCGGAAAGGGAATCTGCCACACTCGTCGCGTCCGCGAAGCAGGCTGCCGCCAGGCGTGTTGGGCTGGCAGGTCAAGAAGCATCGCACTTTGCTGAGGCCAGCAAAGCCTATCGCGCGGCCCCGGAAACTTATCGAATGCGGCTCTGGTTCGATACCTACGAAAAGGCTCTCCCTGGCCGGCAAGTCTATGTGATCGACTCGCAGCTTCAAGATGTACTCGTCACGGAGCCCAACGCTTCTTTATCGCCAACCGTCATTCCACCACTCGCATCACCATCCCCCTAG
- a CDS encoding protease modulator HflC, giving the protein MENAIEHQSNQVAPLWTKVVRIGLGISILILLVAYPCYIQVSEGTSVVVTRFGKPTRQLMEPGAYFKLPWPIEDARVVDLRQHVFNTPYTATLTHDRRNVVLSTFVVWNVDDPLLFLQSAGSVEAVSAKIDGMVTAAKNTRMGGYDLSALVSTDSTQLQTQRIEQQLLQDVQQDVRKKFGIQILQIGINRIAYESSNVSAVLAQMKAEREAAAKQLRALGEKDANAIRDDAVVRSEEILRDGRLEAGRIRAEAEQKVSEIYAHAHLRDPEFYRYWRSLEALKRSLGSDSTIILRTNDGFMDLLTDPPPVPQAGAPSSLSATSADRTTQFPPGNTQATVERQP; this is encoded by the coding sequence ATGGAAAACGCAATCGAACATCAGTCGAATCAGGTGGCGCCACTCTGGACGAAAGTCGTACGGATTGGTCTAGGAATTTCTATCCTTATCCTGCTGGTGGCCTATCCCTGCTACATTCAGGTATCGGAAGGGACATCGGTGGTTGTCACTCGCTTCGGCAAGCCAACTCGGCAACTGATGGAACCTGGCGCCTACTTCAAGCTTCCCTGGCCCATCGAAGATGCCCGCGTTGTCGACTTGCGACAACATGTCTTCAATACGCCCTACACAGCAACGTTAACGCACGATCGCCGCAACGTGGTCCTCTCGACCTTTGTGGTATGGAACGTGGACGACCCACTACTATTCCTTCAATCGGCCGGAAGCGTCGAAGCTGTGTCGGCCAAGATCGATGGCATGGTAACGGCCGCCAAAAATACCCGGATGGGAGGCTACGATCTGTCCGCGTTAGTTTCAACCGACTCGACTCAACTCCAGACCCAACGCATCGAGCAGCAATTGCTGCAAGATGTCCAGCAAGATGTTCGCAAAAAGTTTGGCATTCAAATTCTTCAGATCGGCATCAATCGAATTGCGTACGAGTCTTCCAACGTATCAGCCGTACTAGCCCAGATGAAGGCCGAACGTGAAGCTGCAGCGAAGCAACTGCGAGCCTTGGGCGAGAAAGACGCCAACGCAATTCGCGATGATGCTGTCGTGCGCAGCGAAGAGATTCTGCGAGACGGTCGATTAGAAGCAGGCCGAATTCGTGCCGAAGCCGAACAAAAGGTTTCGGAAATCTACGCACATGCCCATCTACGCGATCCAGAGTTCTACCGGTATTGGCGTTCGTTGGAAGCCCTCAAGCGGAGTCTTGGGAGTGATTCGACGATTATCCTGCGAACCAACGATGGATTTATGGATTTGCTCACGGATCCACCTCCGGTTCCTCAAGCGGGTGCACCCTCCTCGCTGTCAGCAACGTCCGCCGACCGAACGACGCAGTTTCCTCCCGGCAATACCCAGGCAACTGTGGAAAGGCAGCCATGA
- a CDS encoding MoxR family ATPase → MKTASDNDLQVLAPEGECEFQPMIDGIRQTLNQTLKGKQDVVEKVIACVLARGHILLEDLPGLGKTTLAKALSTAIGGDFARVQCTPDLMPSDVTGFNMFNQKTREFEFVPGPVFSDVLLADEINRATPRTQSSLFEAMAERQVTIDKHCHRLSESFFVIATQNPVDSHGAYPLPEAQLDRFAMRLSIGYPGKENEIAMLASNIHRGDRERADVEAVVTPRQLHQLQNHVSQVHIEMNLLRYMVELAEFTRNRSEVTLGVSPRGLLTLQRVSQAWAHLNGRDFVTPDDIQEMAYPVLNVRLSGEFEDAADLIEEMLRTVPVPVTRG, encoded by the coding sequence GTGAAGACTGCGTCCGACAATGATCTGCAAGTTCTCGCCCCTGAGGGAGAGTGCGAATTTCAGCCAATGATCGATGGAATTCGACAGACGCTAAACCAAACCCTGAAGGGGAAGCAAGACGTCGTGGAAAAGGTGATCGCCTGCGTATTGGCTCGGGGGCATATCCTGCTGGAAGACCTACCCGGACTAGGAAAGACCACCCTGGCCAAGGCACTTTCGACTGCCATCGGAGGTGACTTTGCCCGAGTGCAATGCACTCCGGACTTGATGCCCAGCGATGTCACGGGATTCAACATGTTCAATCAGAAGACGCGTGAGTTCGAGTTCGTTCCAGGGCCGGTCTTTTCCGACGTACTGCTGGCCGACGAAATCAATCGTGCGACGCCGCGTACGCAGTCGTCGCTTTTTGAAGCGATGGCAGAGCGTCAAGTGACTATCGACAAGCATTGCCATCGTCTGTCGGAGTCGTTCTTCGTGATTGCCACCCAAAACCCGGTCGACAGTCATGGGGCCTATCCCTTGCCAGAGGCCCAACTCGACCGTTTCGCCATGCGGTTGAGCATTGGCTACCCCGGTAAAGAGAACGAAATTGCGATGTTGGCCTCCAACATCCATCGAGGTGATCGAGAGCGCGCAGATGTGGAGGCCGTGGTTACACCCAGGCAATTGCACCAACTTCAAAACCATGTTTCCCAGGTGCATATCGAAATGAACTTACTTCGATACATGGTCGAGTTGGCCGAATTCACCCGTAACCGTAGCGAAGTGACACTGGGCGTGAGCCCGCGTGGACTATTAACCTTGCAGCGCGTGTCCCAGGCCTGGGCGCACTTGAATGGTCGCGACTTCGTCACGCCTGACGATATTCAAGAAATGGCCTACCCCGTGCTGAATGTCCGCCTGTCGGGTGAATTTGAAGATGCTGCAGACCTCATCGAAGAGATGCTTCGAACCGTTCCTGTTCCCGTTACGCGGGGTTGA
- a CDS encoding cation-translocating P-type ATPase encodes MSIRFSTALIAASLLVVGILIERLMPAEQLSLGAAFQAAAALLVLVPILWEGLWGLFRESPEYYSSQLVSIAALAAFAIGDFATAVIVPVILSVAFFLEERSILGANSAIAGLQALQSNLARRLTEDGTELSIAASELKVGDIIIIAPGESIPADAVVLHGHAAIDQSSITGESTPEEVSPGSKIFAGSMNLNGLLRARVTSAGDDTTLAKVLDLFQQAEQSKTRVLRLVEQYAKYFVLAVLMIAGITLFLTHDVARAITVLVVGCPGPFLIAGPAAMVASLAVASRHGILVKNARFLEALSEVNCVVFDKTGTVTTGQLEVGCVIPCSGEENETIRAILPGVSVNQHPVSKAIARYATQQDLVGIAVEEVAEVPGLGIRIHYPDGRVILLGRESWLNQEGIETESIDHSGPMVWAAEISHQAKRPLGCICLSDHARADSSQVIQLLRDLGVERTVLLTGDRAAVAQLIGQEVGVDEIVSEVLPSEKLQVVELEMKAGYNVMVVGDGINDAPALAAGNVGVAMGVGGADITMRSADIVLMTHQLDRLPMAMMLAAKTKATIHRNVLIGAGLTLLMLGMASAGTITPIAGAVLQNVGEAFVIINSATILRWKWQPVSQPISS; translated from the coding sequence ATGAGCATTCGCTTCAGTACGGCCTTGATAGCGGCATCACTGCTTGTGGTTGGTATTTTGATCGAGCGTTTAATGCCTGCCGAGCAGCTATCCCTAGGGGCCGCATTTCAGGCTGCGGCAGCACTCCTGGTACTTGTTCCGATCCTATGGGAAGGCTTGTGGGGACTATTTCGCGAATCACCAGAATATTATAGCTCGCAGTTGGTAAGTATCGCGGCGCTCGCGGCATTTGCGATTGGTGATTTTGCCACGGCTGTTATCGTCCCGGTGATATTGAGCGTGGCGTTCTTCCTGGAAGAGCGTAGTATTCTCGGTGCCAATTCGGCCATCGCGGGGCTTCAAGCTTTGCAGTCGAACCTTGCCCGCAGACTGACTGAAGACGGAACGGAACTTTCCATCGCGGCCTCGGAACTTAAGGTCGGCGATATCATCATCATTGCTCCCGGTGAAAGCATCCCGGCCGACGCGGTCGTTCTACATGGACATGCGGCGATTGATCAGTCTTCGATCACCGGCGAATCGACTCCGGAAGAAGTCAGCCCTGGTTCGAAGATCTTCGCTGGTTCCATGAACTTGAACGGATTGCTCCGAGCACGGGTGACGTCGGCGGGTGACGATACCACGCTCGCCAAGGTACTGGATCTGTTCCAGCAAGCCGAGCAGTCCAAGACGCGTGTCCTTCGCTTGGTCGAACAGTATGCCAAGTACTTCGTCTTAGCGGTCCTGATGATCGCTGGGATCACTCTCTTTCTTACGCACGATGTGGCTCGTGCGATCACTGTGCTGGTGGTGGGTTGCCCCGGTCCCTTTCTCATCGCGGGGCCCGCCGCCATGGTGGCTTCCCTGGCAGTTGCCTCGCGGCATGGCATTCTCGTGAAGAATGCTCGATTCCTCGAGGCTCTGAGTGAGGTTAATTGCGTCGTTTTCGATAAGACGGGGACCGTGACCACCGGGCAGCTAGAGGTTGGTTGCGTGATACCCTGTTCCGGTGAAGAGAACGAGACTATTCGGGCGATTCTGCCTGGGGTCTCTGTGAACCAGCATCCTGTTTCCAAGGCTATTGCCCGGTATGCCACACAACAAGATCTAGTCGGCATTGCAGTTGAAGAGGTAGCAGAAGTCCCGGGATTAGGGATTCGTATCCACTACCCAGACGGACGCGTTATCCTCTTGGGGCGTGAGAGCTGGCTCAATCAGGAAGGAATCGAGACGGAGTCGATCGACCATTCCGGCCCGATGGTCTGGGCCGCCGAGATCAGTCACCAAGCCAAACGACCGCTCGGGTGTATCTGTCTTTCCGACCATGCCCGCGCTGACTCGTCGCAGGTAATCCAGTTGCTGCGTGATCTGGGGGTTGAACGCACTGTTCTGCTGACTGGGGACCGAGCGGCCGTGGCACAGCTAATCGGCCAGGAGGTCGGTGTCGATGAGATTGTTTCCGAGGTACTCCCATCCGAGAAACTACAGGTAGTCGAGTTGGAAATGAAGGCTGGCTACAACGTCATGGTCGTGGGAGACGGAATCAACGATGCCCCAGCACTTGCCGCGGGAAATGTCGGTGTAGCGATGGGAGTTGGAGGGGCCGATATCACGATGCGTAGCGCCGATATCGTCCTGATGACTCATCAACTGGATCGGCTGCCCATGGCCATGATGCTAGCCGCCAAGACCAAAGCAACGATTCACAGAAACGTGCTCATCGGTGCGGGACTAACGCTCTTGATGCTCGGTATGGCCTCGGCCGGAACGATTACTCCCATCGCAGGTGCGGTACTGCAGAATGTTGGAGAAGCGTTCGTTATCATTAATAGCGCCACGATCCTTCGCTGGAAATGGCAGCCCGTCAGCCAACCGATTTCATCCTGA
- a CDS encoding protease modulator HflK, whose product MSDQRTFSPPPPPRENRARRSEQIGVGVGAGMRIIGLLAALLMILFWCSGITMIQPNEVALLTRFGKLVGNTPGEQVQPPGILLAMPYPIDEVIRVPVKEEREVSIDRLKLSAAGGNTTALDPIRDGYVLCGDQHILQTNVRVKYRISDPVAYHFQADQPERVLKEAAAASIVQTISGWNAMDTLRLQRSSRMVEVERLPISVRASLQRRLDQLGLGIEVSAVEFREIIPTPQLAEAFENVQSEQIHIETRKREAEGFAARTIPRSEADSYTLVNEATRFQTDVITKADEEVTLFDKVYAQYLANPDLVWSRLYLESMEQIMQSVGRLKFVAPGTRIVITPRSSPENSPSVVTGPNKEQSP is encoded by the coding sequence ATGAGCGATCAGCGTACCTTCTCGCCACCACCTCCGCCGAGAGAGAATCGTGCCCGACGTTCCGAGCAGATCGGTGTAGGAGTTGGTGCCGGCATGCGAATCATTGGATTGCTGGCAGCATTGTTGATGATTCTGTTCTGGTGCTCTGGGATCACCATGATTCAACCCAACGAAGTTGCCTTGTTAACTCGCTTTGGCAAGCTGGTCGGCAACACGCCTGGAGAGCAAGTTCAGCCCCCAGGCATCTTGTTAGCTATGCCCTACCCTATCGATGAGGTTATTCGCGTTCCTGTCAAAGAAGAACGGGAAGTCTCGATTGATCGCCTGAAACTGAGTGCTGCCGGTGGCAATACCACCGCACTCGATCCCATTCGGGATGGCTACGTGCTTTGTGGCGACCAGCACATTCTGCAGACCAATGTTCGTGTGAAGTATAGGATCTCCGACCCGGTTGCTTATCACTTTCAAGCCGATCAGCCGGAACGGGTTCTCAAGGAAGCGGCCGCAGCTTCGATTGTCCAGACGATTTCTGGTTGGAATGCGATGGATACTCTGCGCCTACAACGTTCTTCCCGCATGGTAGAAGTCGAGCGTTTACCGATATCGGTTCGCGCGAGTTTGCAGAGGCGGCTCGACCAACTTGGTCTTGGCATCGAGGTCAGTGCGGTTGAGTTCCGTGAAATCATTCCGACACCACAGCTGGCGGAAGCATTCGAGAACGTCCAGAGCGAACAGATTCATATTGAAACGCGAAAACGGGAGGCCGAGGGCTTTGCTGCTCGAACGATTCCCAGATCTGAGGCAGATAGCTACACGCTGGTCAACGAGGCAACGCGTTTTCAAACCGATGTGATTACGAAAGCAGACGAAGAAGTAACCCTGTTCGACAAGGTCTATGCCCAGTATCTGGCCAATCCCGACCTGGTCTGGTCGCGTCTCTATCTGGAATCCATGGAGCAGATCATGCAGTCGGTGGGACGCCTCAAATTTGTCGCCCCTGGGACCCGGATTGTTATCACTCCTAGGAGTTCTCCCGAGAATTCACCTTCGGTTGTTACCGGTCCAAACAAGGAGCAAAGCCCATGA
- a CDS encoding transglutaminase-like domain-containing protein — protein sequence MEADKFTQTIHLAMVLTAALGVQLAISHGELGFWWQWLELAVVAAAAWLCARYLRPSDAIRDPRVLGLLIAVVAGHFALEQVLYHTLPRAGQLFEGQVSLALRNLMIASLPFRSERRIANLATLISLALMAVSVFMSVYWSVTICGIVYAVLGVGWLVTSYWNRISGRFPEGTKSEIPRGAVGLAFCLAVSLAAAAIGIAGTNHATRALAGFMPSSGGNRVSDVRSQGGVGDGDDLVQGTKDAMSFGPTESEVFLESRMPSLFDVFDDTYDAPVIKNKTLQKAVSLPPSKLEHRHSRVATTKSKGNDFSLLRKNEARRQKSLDDKKSPALFYVKGRVPLHLRTTIYDQFDGVNLRAAESHDEPPVKLIKEDGVPWYNISCPLSEGAIHSTEEHLLKFINLKTDRIPSPPRLARFQIKDVDREDMFGLAADGHPRITVDFIPQLTVMRVQSFLVSSPTLLSDSTTSKLQQSISLPDQHSSVPRIREYAQQITAGLEPGWQQIAAVRDHLRSEYAHAPDSQLSEDIEFPVETFLFDTKQGPDYLFATATSLLLRELGYTSRVVSGFYADPQNFDSGTWQTPIGKEDVHFWVEVSWDGKVWHPVEPTPGYELLAPRLNPWQRIQAACVATGQWCVSNWIPLTVIASLVVIVYLAFARLADVVFRLANRYARFGSDRNRILWTARLLQWRARIQGHRRPPGKTFARWIQESCQPISHDFIAATNWAFYSPTLSCPISRIEIDRVCNEAFSSFFHSPPPKSPASASKELS from the coding sequence GTGGAAGCTGATAAGTTCACCCAAACAATTCATCTAGCGATGGTGCTGACCGCTGCCTTGGGCGTGCAGTTGGCAATCAGCCATGGTGAACTGGGTTTCTGGTGGCAGTGGTTGGAATTGGCGGTTGTGGCTGCGGCCGCATGGCTGTGTGCTCGTTACCTAAGGCCATCAGATGCGATACGTGATCCCCGCGTGCTAGGGCTGTTGATTGCCGTGGTCGCCGGTCACTTTGCACTGGAACAGGTTCTCTACCATACGCTTCCCAGAGCAGGTCAGCTGTTTGAGGGGCAGGTTTCCCTGGCGCTACGAAACCTCATGATTGCATCTCTGCCATTTCGATCGGAAAGACGGATCGCCAATCTGGCTACCCTGATAAGCCTGGCTCTGATGGCGGTAAGTGTCTTTATGAGTGTCTATTGGTCGGTGACGATCTGCGGAATTGTTTACGCAGTGCTAGGGGTGGGTTGGCTCGTGACCTCGTACTGGAATCGCATTTCGGGAAGATTTCCGGAGGGGACAAAGTCGGAAATTCCACGCGGTGCCGTGGGGCTCGCGTTTTGTCTGGCCGTATCGCTGGCGGCCGCCGCCATTGGCATCGCAGGTACGAACCACGCAACACGAGCGCTCGCTGGATTCATGCCTAGTTCTGGTGGGAACCGAGTTTCTGACGTGCGATCGCAAGGTGGTGTCGGCGATGGGGATGACTTAGTTCAAGGCACCAAGGACGCCATGAGCTTCGGTCCGACTGAGAGTGAGGTCTTTCTTGAGTCAAGAATGCCGAGCCTTTTCGACGTATTTGATGACACTTATGACGCTCCGGTGATCAAGAACAAAACCTTGCAAAAGGCAGTAAGCCTTCCACCGTCCAAACTGGAGCATCGCCACTCGCGCGTCGCGACGACTAAATCGAAAGGTAACGACTTTAGCCTGTTACGTAAGAATGAGGCCCGTCGTCAGAAGTCCCTCGATGATAAGAAGTCGCCGGCACTGTTCTACGTGAAAGGACGCGTGCCACTGCATTTGCGGACGACCATTTATGATCAATTTGATGGCGTCAACCTACGAGCAGCCGAAAGTCACGATGAACCTCCCGTGAAGTTGATCAAGGAGGATGGAGTGCCCTGGTACAACATTTCGTGTCCACTATCGGAGGGTGCCATCCATTCCACCGAAGAGCACCTGTTGAAGTTCATCAATCTAAAGACAGATCGTATTCCGTCTCCTCCGCGTCTGGCACGCTTTCAGATCAAAGATGTCGATCGAGAGGATATGTTTGGCTTGGCAGCCGATGGGCATCCCCGGATAACCGTGGACTTCATTCCACAGCTTACCGTCATGAGGGTGCAGTCGTTCCTGGTTAGTTCGCCAACATTGCTCAGCGACTCCACGACCAGCAAACTTCAGCAAAGTATCTCACTTCCAGACCAGCACAGTTCGGTTCCACGAATACGTGAGTATGCGCAACAGATAACTGCCGGACTGGAGCCTGGATGGCAGCAGATCGCGGCGGTGCGAGATCATCTTCGAAGCGAATACGCACATGCACCCGATAGCCAACTGAGTGAGGATATCGAGTTCCCGGTCGAAACGTTTCTGTTCGATACTAAGCAGGGCCCTGACTATCTCTTTGCTACGGCCACCTCGCTTCTCCTGCGAGAGTTGGGATACACCTCACGTGTGGTAAGCGGATTCTACGCGGATCCACAGAACTTTGATTCCGGAACCTGGCAAACTCCGATCGGGAAGGAAGACGTTCACTTCTGGGTTGAAGTCTCCTGGGATGGAAAAGTATGGCATCCCGTTGAACCGACCCCTGGATACGAACTGTTAGCACCGAGGCTGAATCCTTGGCAAAGAATCCAGGCTGCCTGCGTCGCTACAGGCCAGTGGTGCGTCAGCAATTGGATACCACTGACCGTTATCGCCAGTCTTGTTGTCATTGTTTATCTAGCGTTCGCACGCCTGGCGGATGTTGTTTTTCGCCTGGCCAATCGGTATGCCCGGTTTGGTAGTGATCGAAATCGAATCCTCTGGACGGCGCGTTTATTACAGTGGCGAGCGAGGATTCAAGGACACCGTCGTCCGCCAGGAAAGACCTTTGCCCGTTGGATTCAAGAGTCTTGCCAACCCATCTCGCACGACTTTATCGCTGCTACGAATTGGGCATTTTATTCACCGACGTTAAGCTGCCCAATCTCGCGCATTGAAATCGACCGTGTTTGCAACGAAGCATTCAGCTCATTCTTTCATTCGCCTCCCCCGAAAAGTCCAGCATCCGCTTCCAAGGAGCTATCGTGA